The sequence CCATGTTTGTAGTGGAAAAAGCATACCAGTCGTGCATCTTGAAGAAACGGTCGGTCTCGTTCTGGATGTCGTGCCCGGTGTAGATATAAAGCGTGTCGTCGTGCGCCAGAGGCGACGGGTCAGCCGTGAACATGTCCGTCACGATGGGGTTGCCACGGTATTGGGCGGGCTCGGCCATAGCAGCCGCGCAAACGCTGAGGCCGAGAGCCATGGAAAGGGTATTTTTCAGTTTCAGGGTCATTGTAGTCTTAATCTGTATACGTATTTAAATTTGCTTCCTCCTCAACAGGGAGCGGATCTCTCGCGAGAACCGAATCCCGTATCACTTTCACTCGACCGCTGGCACGCCCTCGATCGTTGGCACGATGCGCTGCAGCGTTCCGTCCTCGTTGTAGCGCAACTCGTCGATGCAGACCGACCGACGGAAGCTCCCGCCGGTGAGCAATCCTCCGTTGTGGTAGATGAAGTAGTCGCGCCCCTTGAATTCGATGATGGACTGGTGGTTGGTATTGCAGTTGCCGGCCAAGCCCTTGAAGACGCCGCGGTACTCCCAGGGGCCGGTAATGCTCTTGGAGGTCGCGTAAGCCGTACGCTCTGGAAAGCCCCACGCGTAAGTGAGGTAGTAAAGGTCTCCCTTCTTGTGGATCCAAGGCGCCTCGGTGAAGTGCGGCAGCTCGATCTGGTGAATCTCACCGTCCAGCTCGATCATGTTGTCCTTGAGCTTCGCCCAGTAGAGATTGGTGTTGCCCCAGAAAAGGTAGGCTTGCCCGTCGTCGTCGATGAAGGCAGCCGGGTCGATGTCGTCCCAGGTGACGCGGCGCCCCTCGGGATTGATCGGGTCCGGAGTCATGTCGCTGGAA comes from Pelagicoccus enzymogenes and encodes:
- a CDS encoding glycoside hydrolase family 43 protein, which translates into the protein MKTLTLFAALAAAVSAHADNPIITDVFTADPAALVHGDTVYLYTGHDEALPDKPGYVMDDWLCFSSTDMVNWKPEGSLLSLEDFPWAKANAWAAHTIERDGTFFWYVSVWRGEGLGFAVGVATADSPTGPFSDPLGGPLISSDMTPDPINPEGRRVTWDDIDPAAFIDDDGQAYLFWGNTNLYWAKLKDNMIELDGEIHQIELPHFTEAPWIHKKGDLYYLTYAWGFPERTAYATSKSITGPWEYRGVFKGLAGNCNTNHQSIIEFKGRDYFIYHNGGLLTGGSFRRSVCIDELRYNEDGTLQRIVPTIEGVPAVE